From the Daucus carota subsp. sativus chromosome 8, DH1 v3.0, whole genome shotgun sequence genome, one window contains:
- the LOC108198642 gene encoding histone H4 codes for MSGRGKGGKGLGKGGAKRHRKVLRDNIQGITKPAIRRLARRGGVKRISGLIYEETRGVLKIFLENVIRDAVTYTEHARRKTVTAMDVVYALKRQGRTLYGFGG; via the coding sequence ATGTCAGGACGTGGCAAGGGAGGCAAGGGCCTTGGCAAAGGCGGTGCCAAGCGACATCGCAAAGTCCTCCGTGACAACATCCAGGGCATCACCAAGCCCGCCATTCGTCGTCTGGCTCGCCGAGGCGGTGTAAAGAGAATCAGCGGGCTCATCTATGAGGAGACCAGAGGCGTCTTGAAGATCTTTTTGGAGAATGTGATTCGTGATGCGGTTACTTACACTGAGCACGCTAGGAGGAAGACTGTGACTGCTATGGATGTTGTGTACGCTCTCAAGAGGCAGGGCAGGACTCTTTATGGCTTCGGCGGTTGA
- the LOC108198362 gene encoding cyclin-dependent kinase F-4, with the protein MEKYKIIKEVGSGSFGSVFKAMNTQSGEVVAIKRLNKEFDSWEDCLNLREVKSLKKMHHANIVKLKEIIGENNFLFFVFEYMECNLYQVMSTRTKPFSETDVRNWCFQVFQGLAYMHERGYFHRDLKPENLLVSGDIIKIADLGLAREINCSPPYSEYVATRWYRAPEILLAAPIYGPAVDMWAMGAIMAELLTNCPLFAGVNQQDQMYRICSVLGTPTEVDWAYGIELADDISYQFPQHSGVSLSQLMPSASKDVVGLIQSLCSWDPCKRPTALEALQHPFLRSCYYVPPGFRFKTSGLGMNLSARSEGSVKHKYLSRIPGTFSNSGPIRCAP; encoded by the coding sequence ATGGAGAAGTATAAGATTATTAAGGAAGTTGGGAGTGGATCGTTTGGAAGTGTGTTCAAAGCTATGAATACGCAGAGTGGTGAAGTTGTGGCAATTAAGAGATTGAACAAGGAGTTTGACTCGTGGGAAGACTGTCTGAATTTGAGAGAAGTCAAGTCTCTCAAGAAGATGCACCATGCAAATATTGTGAAGCTTAAGGAAATTATCGGAGAAAATAACTTCTTGTTCTTTGTCTTTGAATACATGGAGTGTAATCTTTACCAGGTTATGAGTACCAGAACAAAGCCCTTCTCAGAAACTGACGTCAGAAACTGGTGCTTTCAAGTGTTTCAAGGTCTTGCTTACATGCACGAAAGAGGGTATTTTCATAGGGATCTTAAGCCTGAGAATTTGCTAGTGAGTGGTGATATCATAAAGATTGCTGATCTGGGACTTGCTCGCGAGATTAATTGTTCGCCTCCTTATTCTGAGTATGTTGCAACGAGATGGTACAGAGCACCTGAAATTCTGCTTGCAGCGCCAATTTATGGTCCAGCGGTTGATATGTGGGCAATGGGTGCAATTATGGCTGAATTGCTGACCAACTGCCCTCTTTTTGCTGGGGTGAATCAACAAGATCAGATGTACAGAATATGCAGTGTTTTAGGGACTCCAACTGAAGTTGATTGGGCTTATGGGATTGAACTAGCAGATGATATAAGCTATCAGTTTCCTCAGCATTCTGGTGTATCTCTGTCTCAGCTGATGCCATCTGCAAGCAAAGATGTGGTTGGCCTTATTCAATCGCTTTGCTCCTGGGATCCGTGCAAAAGGCCTACTGCTTTGGAGGCTCTTCAGCATCCTTTTTTACGGAGCTGCTATTATGTTCCACCTGGTTTTCGCTTCAAAACCTCTGGTCTGGGTATGAATTTATCTGCTCGAAGTGAAGGTTCTGTGAAGCACAAGTATTTGAGCAGAATTCCTGGGACTTTTTCAAATTCTGGCCCGATCAGATGTGCACCTTAA